From the Telopea speciosissima isolate NSW1024214 ecotype Mountain lineage chromosome 9, Tspe_v1, whole genome shotgun sequence genome, the window tcgatgagggtgacttacttgatgagtaaagtcacatggattgcaaggacttttccttttgattatttcttttggtttagccacttgcatgtggaacttcggatttattgttgggtttagttttgatctaaaaccttcgttttatttcttgaagtttacttatttcttatttgatttattggattattgatattcaatttatattgattcaattactgattgaacaatggttcctatacatgtgtaatggatatatgtagaacataggaggagattgtaagggtatttatgtaatatccctttatatgttctaatataatcctacttgtattaatgcccaggctgtgaggggtaatttagtaattagcccatctgacctaaaccctagttttcctatatatactagctggaggcagcagtctgggtattccaaactagatactcagggtgtaatgctttaagcaaccttgtgcttaaaaccctaaccctaacagaATGAAGGTAGTATGGAGAAGAAACAGGTAATGACGCAACAGTACCATCAACATCAGCCATATCCAGGATCGAgtaaaattcctaaattgatACCATGATAAGAAGAAGATAGATTGCAGAATTCTGCAGTTGTGcgtatttttcattataattgtatatggaatatatatataaaagaggatgaataaacaagaaatgatggaagaaaataaTCCTAAGATTACTCTTACAATCAATTAAGATAAACATTGATTGACAATTAGAAAGATTGTTGCTGCTAATTGAGAGGAATAAATTAGGAAATATTTGATGAAGAATCATATACTAATAGTAAGAGTTGAGAACATCGATCCTCATTGCATAATTTGTTCAACAAATTGCCCAAAGTTATTGAAAGAAGTTCCCCCTTCATTGATGGTCTTTGTAGCCACTTCCATGAGCTGCAAGGAATTTGCTATTATATCTTCATCATGAAGCAATTTGTCaagttttgttttaatttcatccCTTGAAACAATCCCATTTTTATCAGGATTTAATGCTAAACCAACCTTCCAGACATCACAAATGTAATTCTTTTGCAGGAACTGATCAAATTGGTTAGGCCAACATAGAAAGGGAACACCCATGGTTACAGCATCCAAGGTTGAGTTCCAGCCACAATGGGTAAAGAAACAGGCAATAGAAGGGTGAGCCAGAACCTTATGTTGAGGTGCCCAACTGACTATCTTTCCATGATTGGCTATTCTATCTATAAATCCATCTGGGTATTTGGTAACAAATCCATCAGTGAAATCAGGTCTAACAACCCATAAGAATGGATGAGCAGTATATTCAAGCCCAAGAGCAAGTTCATTGAATTGGCACTGGTTCAAGAATAAGAGATTTCCGAAGGCAACATAAATGACGGATCGGCGAGGTTGTTGATCAAGCCAGTTTAAGCAAGTCGAGTCTTCCTGCCAAAATTGGCAAGAAGGTTGCCTCTGCCAATTACTTGAACGCAATGGACCAATGGTTTGGATGTTTGGTATTAATTCACAGGCCCAAGGCTCCAATTCAAGAGCAGAGTTGCAGAGAAGCCACTTGCAGACTTTAATGGCCTTATTAGCATTTAGTGCTGCTTCAAAGATGGCCTTTTGCATCTTCTTATCAGTTGTGCAGTTCCATATCAACTCAGAGGTGCTAATGCCAGGTATGTTCGGAGACAACTGGATCATCTCATTCTTTATCAGTGATCCtagacacaaaaaaaaagtacaagaaaaTAAGAGCAGGTATATTCTtaaaggggcgctgttctctgtgccgcagcgcaggttgCGCTCAGGCACATGAGGGTGGGCGCAATAACCAccttgcccccctgagtggcaggcccatgtgcctggcggctgcggcacagagaacattctcccaatcTTAAAATGTTACCAGTAGAGGGTCTATGAGTCTTACCATTAGCATCAATGATATCAGCTTCTTTGAGCTTAGGAATGTGAAGGGACAAGGCAAGAGTTCCTGCTCCTGCAGGCCAAAATGCAGCTCCCCTGATTCCCATCTTCTCTGCAAGCTGTAATGGCCACCAGAATGTGACATCAGTAATGATACAAGTGAGCTTCTCATACTCATTTGACTCTTGGATTTTCTTGATCAGCTTTTCTAAATGATCAGGCATGACCCTCATGATGGATTCACTTAACTTTTGAACATCTCTTTTATCATCCTCTGGTTCCAATCCATCTGGAACTGAGACAAAATTGATCTGACTATCCTCCTTCAAACCCTCCTTGTTAGGCATTGGATCCATAATTAGTTTGGAATGTATGAAATCTGCATTCACAAATGTGACCTTGATTCCATGATCAGCCAAATTGTGGGAAAGTGTCATTAAGGACATAACATGGCTTTGTGATGGAGCTGGTACAACGACTACGTGGGGAATAAGTTTGCCCATTACAATCAATCCTTTGTTTCTTAGTTTTGAGGGTCTTGGTTATGCCTAAAAAAATTGCAGagattggaatttttttttggtttttttagtTGAATTAAGGACCTGCTCTTATAGGGGATATTTATCAAGTTGGGTTCATCTCATTTGTGTGTTGTGTCATGTTGATTGCGTTGCAACACTAATTATGAACATCTTGTGGCTTTCCTATACGCAAGACTTAGGGTCTTGAAAGGCCAGTattaatggaatttttatcctcttaagtGAGGTGCACTGTCTAGTACACTTTTAAATTGCATCGGATGGTGCACCTGCACCTCACTAGTGCATTGGTCACCGTCCGATGCACTTTAAAAGTGCatcacacttgagaggataaaaatacGCATTAATGGGTCCGGATCAACTCCCATACGATTTCATAACAAGAAGTGcccttttttttcattaaaaaaacatcaTTCTTTATGACAACATGAAAGAGGACaattatggaaacaaaatgaTACGTGTTGTTAGCTGATCCAAACTTGGCATTAAATGAGCTGGCACTTGTTAAGTAAACCCCCCTCAATCCCTTttggaaatggaaaaaaatgtaAACGGATATATACGGGTGTTAAATGAACTAAACGATAATactactttttaaaaaatttggcgTAAAAAATGTGTAGGACAATAATACAATATGCATTCAATACGTGTcgttataaatatatattttacgaCCGTAATATTGATACCGTTGTTTCAAATTTATATCCCACGACGGAATTTCTATATCGTCGTTAAAATTCTTATTTTCTGCGACGGAATATATAGTACCATcgttataaatatatatttcacGACGGATTTTATGTTAGCATCGCTTAAAATCCTACACTATATTAAACTCTTGCACGCGGCGACAGATACAATGATTTCGTCGTAACATATCAATATGTAGCCACAGTAATATTGTTTCCATCGTTAAAAATAATTTTCCATGACATAATTCTTATTAGCATCGTAAATTATAATATATGGTGATGTTTGTATATAACCGTCGTAAAATATAATATACTGTGATGGTGAAGAAAATACCATCACGGTATATATTAATAGACGACAATATTATATTAATGTCGTTAAATAACGTCGTCTAAAATGCCTTTTGTTGTAGTGTTCATGGGGGATATTTGAGTATGAAATTTGATACACGGTCAATCTTGACCGTTTCCTatatatccaatggttggaatatCCACATCACCTCTTCACATGGTAGAAATAGGCCTGCTTAGAAGAGTTGGGTTCCCATTCTCGTACGTTCACCATCCAAATGGCATCCACATGGTGGGACCCATAAATAGTGGATGCCATCTGGATGGCTGGAACGTACGAGAATGGTACCCCACTTCTACTTAGGAAACCTCTCCAAGTGAGGtgtcttgaaatttttttcttaaaaatgaagaaaaaaacaaagctttagaaaagaagaagacccTAATTCTTGGCAGAACATAAGAAACTTCTTGCTCTTCCTTTGAGGAACAATGTTTCCTTGAACAGGGGGACGAGTGAGCTTCCCGCACGTACAATGATAATCTAATCAGATGATTgaagagttaaaaaaaatacaacaaaggGATAGTCAGAATCTCTATTTCACAACAAACCTATTACTATGACACATTAGCACGCCCGTTTATAGTTGGGGCGTTAGCACTTTTCTTGCTGCATTAGTGCAACGATGCTCTACAATCAGCtagaccacaaggtggttgtaaATCAGGTGGTCTACGAGCAGCTCGACCATTGAGGTTTTTGCTCTAAgcctgcatcttcatcttctattGGTGGCGCAACGGATCCAATCCATTCGTAAGGGGAGTAGAGCTCATTCGACTAATCAGTGATCCCAAGACCTACTTAACACAAATGTCCTTGAAATAGGGGATTGGTTGATtgaaaagatatatatatatatatatatatatatatagggaaagaGATAGCTGCCTAGGCCTCTAGAGTTTGCATTGCATGCGCATGCTGGCCAATGGGAACACACGTGCAAGCATCACCCTGGGCGTGAATTCCGCCTTTCTATGCGGGTAGCATGGTACTTTCACACATTTTTGTGCCTAGGTGCAGGAGCCACATgggccatgcaaccaagtagcgttctttttcccatatatggagaaagttttcctccaccatgCGGGAAGGGTTTAGCCGCTATCCTAGGTTCTATAGCATCCCTCTATTTATGAATATGATCTAACATACCCTCTTTTACGTGATACTCTATCTCACCATCCGAAAACTGTGGTCAAGGGATTCTCCTTTATTGTGGTCTAAGTAAAACTCAGACCTAATTTATATTTGTCTTTTAAAAGGGAATTGTGCTTAAGGGtaggattccatttcttttcactCATGGtggagagagaatctcttcaaccaTAGGATGACTCTCTTATGGCACTGAAGAAGGATATTTTCGATCTCATGCCTCCAGAGTTAATAATAGATAAAAAATCCAATCAAGTTACACCACCCGTACCAGTCCTTGGAAAACTTAAACTGTGTCACTctcctagaatgcattccaaaactGCATACCAAATGCTCCCTTAGTACTTAAGGTGGGATTTAAACGTCAAACTTTAAACTAAATATCgacatcaaatttttttttctagtttcaaCTTTGTCTTACATGGGACGAGAGTGTAAACATGACCAAAGAATTCAATCATGAGGTCACTTCaccatataaaattattttttacctTCTcttatgggtgaaggaaaatttgtCATTGACTTTCCTTTTTTGTCCCTTATTAGTTGGAAATAGTTcttcacaaaaaaacaaacaaaaaatagttGGAGATAGCTCTTcacaaaaaactaaaaaaaaatagttggaGATAGTTATAAGTTGCTTtcgttcacaagtggatgtagGTCCCACCGTCCCACTATTATTGGGTAAGC encodes:
- the LOC122639503 gene encoding UDP-glycosyltransferase 83A1; translated protein: MGKLIPHVVVVPAPSQSHVMSLMTLSHNLADHGIKVTFVNADFIHSKLIMDPMPNKEGLKEDSQINFVSVPDGLEPEDDKRDVQKLSESIMRVMPDHLEKLIKKIQESNEYEKLTCIITDVTFWWPLQLAEKMGIRGAAFWPAGAGTLALSLHIPKLKEADIIDANGSLIKNEMIQLSPNIPGISTSELIWNCTTDKKMQKAIFEAALNANKAIKVCKWLLCNSALELEPWACELIPNIQTIGPLRSSNWQRQPSCQFWQEDSTCLNWLDQQPRRSVIYVAFGNLLFLNQCQFNELALGLEYTAHPFLWVVRPDFTDGFVTKYPDGFIDRIANHGKIVSWAPQHKVLAHPSIACFFTHCGWNSTLDAVTMGVPFLCWPNQFDQFLQKNYICDVWKVGLALNPDKNGIVSRDEIKTKLDKLLHDEDIIANSLQLMEVATKTINEGGTSFNNFGQFVEQIMQ